In the genome of Synergistaceae bacterium, the window GGCGGCTAATCGGACAGGATGAGGCAGTCAGCGCGGTATCACGTGCGATTCGCAGAGCGCGTACAGGACTCAGGGATCCCCGGCGGCCTATAGGGTCATTTCTCTTCATGGGTCCTACTGGAGTCGGAAAAACCGAGTTAGCCCGGTGCCTTGCGCGGTTTTTGTTCGGGCGTGATGACGCTATGATTCGTATTGACATGAGCGAGTTTATGGAGCGTCATGAAGTCTCGAAACTTGTCGGCGCGCCTCCCGGCTATGTCGGCCATGAATCCGGCGGGAAATTGACCGAGATGGTCAGGAGAAAACCTTACAGCGTGATTTTGTTTGACGAAATCGAGAAGGCTCACCCGGAAATCTTCAACATATTGCTTCAGGTTCTTGATGACGGGAAATTGACAGACGGCCAGGGCAGAAAGGTAGACTTCCGAAACACCGTAATCATAATGACAAGCAATGTCGGAGCGAAAGAAGCGCAGAAGGGAAACTCATTAGGCTTTGGGATGAGCGCGGAGTCTCAGACGGAAAGAGACTGGGAGCGCACAAAGTCAATCATACTTGAGGAAGCAAACCGAACATTCCGGCCTGAGTTCCTCAACCGTATTGATGAGATGGCTGTCTTCCGTCCGCTGTCGCGTGATAACCTTCTGAAGATTGTTGACACTATGCTTGATGATTTGTCGCTGAGGCTCGACACAAAGGGAGTCAAAATCAGCGTGGCCAATGATGTAAAAGCCAAGATTCTGGAGAAGGGATACAAACCGAAATACGGGGCGCGTCCGTTACGCAGGGCGATACAGTCAATGTTAGAGGATAAATTATCGGACTTCATGCTTTCGGGGAAACTTCCTGAAGGCAACCCTACAATCAGCGTAAACCTCAAAGGCGAGGAGCTGACATGCGAGCTTGTGTGATACGCCGGGCATTTCATGACACGCTCCCGGTGATGGCCGGCTATATAGTGCTGGGAATGGGATTCGGAATCCTCCTCAGCGCAAAAGGCTACGGGGTATTGTGGGCTGTAGTCATGGGCATAATGATTTACTCCGGTACAATGCAGTTTGCCGCGGCGGAAATGTTCGCTGCGGGGACGGGGCTGGCTGAGACGGCAATAACGGCGTTCATGATGGGCGCGAGGCATATATTCTACGGCCTCACGATGTCGGAAAAGTACAGGAACATTCACGGCCTGAAGAAAGCCTACATGATTTTCGCCCTGACTGATGAAACGTATTCGCTTGTCTGTGAGTCAGATGATGAGGATTACTGCTTCTGGGTCTCATTGCTGGATCATTCATACTGGCTAACGGGCGGTGTAATCGGCACATTAATCGGGGAGATTCTTCCGTTTGACTCGCGTGGGATAGATTTCGTGCTGACCGCGTTATTCGTGAGCATATGCACGGAGCAATGGCTTGACGCGGAGAATCATATTCCGGCGATTATCGGGTTCGTGTCAAGCGTTGTATGCCTTGTGATATTCGGGGCGGGGAATTTCCTGATTCCGGCCATGATAATTATTGCGGTTATGCTTATTGCGCTTAGGGGGAAAATTGATGTTTGATGTTCACGCGGGATATATCGTGATAATTTCGGGGGCTGTTACGGCATTTCTGCGGTTCCTGCCGTTTTGGGCGTTCGGGAAAAAGAGGCCGGGATTCATTCTGTATCTTGGCCGTGTACTTCCTCCTGCTGTGATGGCTATGCTTTCGGTGTA includes:
- a CDS encoding AzlC family ABC transporter permease — protein: MRACVIRRAFHDTLPVMAGYIVLGMGFGILLSAKGYGVLWAVVMGIMIYSGTMQFAAAEMFAAGTGLAETAITAFMMGARHIFYGLTMSEKYRNIHGLKKAYMIFALTDETYSLVCESDDEDYCFWVSLLDHSYWLTGGVIGTLIGEILPFDSRGIDFVLTALFVSICTEQWLDAENHIPAIIGFVSSVVCLVIFGAGNFLIPAMIIIAVMLIALRGKIDV
- a CDS encoding AzlD domain-containing protein, which encodes MFDVHAGYIVIISGAVTAFLRFLPFWAFGKKRPGFILYLGRVLPPAVMAMLSVYCLRGTEIFTGAHGIPEAVACIAVVILHVWKRNTLLSITAGTVIYMFMIQAVFS